One region of Baekduia soli genomic DNA includes:
- the alr gene encoding alanine racemase: MARRALALVNVGAIERNVARLVRAADGAIVCAVVKADGYGHGMLAAAGAALRGGAGWLAVATAGEALALRRAGIGPDVRILLLGALSDEELPVALDAAADVTVWTPELLDALAADGRRIRVHVKLDSGLGRLGTRDAAQATALADAVAAAPTLELAGAWTHFATADEPGDAFFGEQLRRFRAWAEPLRDRHPGVLLHAANSAALLRDPASHFDLVRPGVAIYGLDPFGEDPAARDLEPALGLVSYVAAVKACAAGQSAGYGRRFVAARDTTLATVPIGYGDGYRRGLTNRAEALVGGRRIPLVGTVSMDNVTFDLGAGEGPAVPAAAGDDVVLIGIQGGERITAEDVARHLDTINYEVTCGLSSRVPRVHHRDGEPAPA, encoded by the coding sequence GTGGCGCGCCGCGCGCTGGCCCTCGTCAACGTCGGCGCCATCGAGCGCAACGTCGCGCGGCTGGTCCGCGCGGCCGACGGCGCGATCGTCTGCGCCGTCGTCAAGGCCGACGGCTACGGCCACGGGATGCTCGCGGCCGCCGGCGCCGCGCTGCGCGGCGGCGCCGGCTGGCTGGCGGTCGCCACCGCCGGCGAGGCGCTGGCGCTGCGCCGGGCGGGGATCGGCCCCGACGTGCGGATCCTGCTGCTCGGCGCGCTGTCGGACGAGGAGCTGCCCGTCGCGCTGGACGCCGCGGCCGACGTCACCGTCTGGACCCCGGAGCTGCTCGACGCGCTGGCCGCCGACGGGCGCCGGATCCGCGTCCACGTCAAGCTCGACAGCGGCCTCGGGCGCCTGGGCACGCGCGACGCCGCGCAGGCGACCGCGCTGGCCGACGCGGTGGCCGCCGCTCCCACGCTGGAGCTCGCCGGGGCCTGGACGCACTTCGCGACCGCCGACGAGCCCGGCGACGCGTTCTTCGGCGAGCAGCTGCGGCGCTTCCGCGCCTGGGCCGAGCCGCTGCGCGACCGCCACCCCGGCGTCCTGCTGCACGCCGCCAACAGCGCGGCCCTGCTGCGCGACCCGGCCTCGCACTTCGACCTCGTGCGCCCCGGCGTGGCGATCTACGGCCTGGACCCCTTCGGCGAGGATCCCGCGGCCCGCGACCTCGAGCCCGCGCTGGGCCTCGTGTCCTACGTCGCGGCCGTCAAGGCCTGCGCGGCAGGGCAGAGCGCCGGCTACGGCCGCCGCTTCGTCGCCGCGCGCGACACCACGCTGGCGACGGTCCCCATCGGCTACGGCGACGGCTACCGCCGCGGCCTGACCAACCGCGCCGAGGCGCTGGTGGGCGGGCGCCGGATCCCGCTGGTCGGCACCGTGAGCATGGACAACGTGACGTTCGACCTCGGCGCGGGGGAGGGCCCGGCGGTGCCCGCGGCCGCCGGCGACGACGTCGTGCTCATCGGCATCCAGGGCGGCGAGCGCATCACCGCCGAGGACGTCGCGCGCCACCTCGACACCATCAACTACGAGGTGACCTGCGGCCTCTCGTCCCGCGTCCCGCGCGTGCACCACCGCGACGGGGAGCCTGCGCCCGCGTGA
- a CDS encoding tRNA nucleotidyltransferase/poly(A) polymerase family protein — protein sequence MSAEPVDAARAALPGVAAWIVGGAVRDGLLGRPVADLDLVVDGDVRAAARALARHARGPAFELSDAFGAWRVIGPGRRWQADLTPLQGSSLHEDLARRDFTINAMAEPLAGGPVVDPHGGAADLAARRLRMVAPTAFDDDPLRVLRLARFACELGLEPEAATVTAAGARAAAIEGVAAERVFAELRRIVAADEVLAGLALMDRLGLTPHVLPELSDLRGVEQNRYHHLDVHDHTLAVLEETVALQRDPGAALGAELAASVRAHLEQPLADELTRGDALRLGALLHDSAKPETQTRHADGSVLGFPGHADLGADRSRAALARLRTSERLRAHVAALARHHLRLGYLVHEAPLDLRTIHRYLVATDPVEVDVSLLSVADRLATRGRNAEGAIAGHLEVARVVLPHALAWATGRPAPLVRGDALAAELGRAPGPWTGELLAQLAEARFAGEIATPQEALALARRLAASGG from the coding sequence GTGAGCGCCGAGCCCGTCGACGCCGCCCGCGCCGCGCTGCCCGGCGTCGCGGCGTGGATCGTCGGCGGCGCCGTGCGCGACGGCCTGCTGGGCCGGCCGGTCGCCGACCTCGACCTCGTCGTGGACGGCGACGTGCGCGCCGCCGCCCGTGCCCTGGCGCGCCACGCGCGCGGGCCTGCGTTCGAGCTCTCCGACGCCTTCGGCGCCTGGCGGGTCATCGGGCCCGGCCGGCGCTGGCAGGCCGACCTGACGCCGCTGCAGGGCTCCTCGCTGCACGAGGACCTCGCGCGCCGCGACTTCACGATCAACGCGATGGCCGAGCCCCTGGCCGGCGGCCCGGTCGTCGATCCCCACGGCGGGGCGGCCGACCTCGCCGCGCGGCGCCTGCGCATGGTCGCGCCGACCGCATTCGACGACGACCCGCTGCGGGTGCTGCGCCTCGCGCGCTTCGCGTGCGAGCTGGGCCTGGAGCCCGAGGCCGCGACGGTGACGGCGGCCGGGGCGCGCGCGGCGGCCATCGAGGGTGTCGCGGCCGAGCGCGTCTTCGCCGAGCTCCGGCGGATCGTCGCCGCCGACGAGGTGCTCGCCGGCCTGGCGCTCATGGACCGCCTGGGCCTCACGCCGCACGTGCTGCCCGAGCTCAGCGACCTGCGCGGGGTGGAGCAGAACCGCTACCACCACCTCGACGTCCACGACCACACCCTGGCCGTGCTGGAGGAGACCGTCGCGCTGCAGCGCGACCCGGGCGCGGCCCTCGGCGCCGAGCTGGCCGCGTCCGTGCGCGCGCACCTCGAGCAGCCGCTGGCCGACGAGCTGACGCGCGGCGACGCGCTGCGCCTGGGTGCGCTGCTGCACGACAGCGCCAAGCCCGAGACCCAGACCCGCCACGCCGACGGGTCGGTCCTCGGCTTCCCGGGCCACGCCGACCTCGGCGCCGACCGCTCGCGCGCCGCCCTGGCGCGCCTGCGCACGAGCGAGCGCCTGCGCGCGCACGTGGCCGCGCTGGCCCGCCACCACCTGCGCCTGGGCTACCTCGTCCACGAGGCGCCGCTGGACCTGCGCACGATCCACCGCTACCTCGTCGCGACCGACCCCGTCGAGGTCGACGTCTCGCTGCTCTCGGTCGCCGACCGCCTCGCCACGCGGGGGCGCAACGCCGAGGGGGCGATCGCCGGCCACCTCGAGGTCGCCCGCGTCGTGCTGCCCCACGCGCTGGCCTGGGCCACGGGCCGGCCCGCGCCGCTCGTCCGCGGCGACGCGCTGGCCGCCGAGCTGGGCCGGGCGCCCGGCCCGTGGACGGGGGAGCTGCTGGCGCAGCTGGCCGAGGCGCGCTTCGCGGGTGAGATCGCCACGCCGCAGGAGGCGCTGGCGCTCGCCCGGCGCCTGGCCGCCTCAGGCGGCTGA
- a CDS encoding c-type cytochrome: protein MPRTRLLGRATTMAALLCAVPLVAACGGVKPQQANVVAGKQLFVAKCGSCHQLDRAGTKGNQGPNLDAAFQQSLKDGFGRGAVEGVVYKQILYPNRLPNVAGVKMPAKLVSGEDARDVAAYVASATAKPGKDTGLLATAVKAAGGGTAVEKNGTLTIPADPGGQLAFVASKAIGQPGPVTIAMPNKSGTQHDIVIDGLGKGAVVANGGTSSFKATLEAGKTYTYYCSIPGHRQAGMQGTLTVK from the coding sequence ATGCCGAGGACGAGATTGTTGGGGCGGGCCACGACGATGGCAGCGCTGCTCTGCGCGGTGCCGCTGGTGGCCGCCTGTGGTGGCGTCAAGCCGCAGCAGGCCAACGTCGTCGCCGGCAAGCAGCTGTTCGTCGCCAAGTGCGGCTCCTGCCACCAGCTGGACCGCGCCGGGACGAAGGGCAACCAGGGCCCGAACCTGGACGCCGCCTTCCAGCAGTCGCTCAAGGACGGCTTCGGCCGCGGCGCGGTCGAGGGCGTCGTCTACAAGCAGATCCTCTACCCCAACCGGCTGCCCAACGTGGCGGGCGTCAAGATGCCCGCCAAGCTCGTCAGCGGTGAGGACGCCCGCGACGTTGCCGCCTACGTCGCCTCCGCGACGGCCAAGCCGGGCAAGGACACCGGGCTGCTGGCCACCGCGGTCAAGGCCGCCGGCGGTGGGACCGCGGTGGAGAAGAACGGGACGCTGACGATCCCCGCCGACCCCGGCGGCCAGCTCGCGTTCGTCGCCAGCAAGGCCATCGGCCAGCCCGGTCCCGTCACGATCGCGATGCCGAACAAGTCCGGCACCCAGCACGACATCGTCATCGACGGGCTCGGCAAGGGCGCAGTCGTCGCCAACGGCGGGACGTCCTCGTTCAAGGCCACGCTCGAGGCCGGCAAGACGTACACGTACTACTGCTCCATCCCGGGCCACCGCCAGGCCGGCATGCAGGGCACCCTCACCGTCAAGTAG
- a CDS encoding MFS transporter translates to MTSTGIEPPASLDRRLVTLLAIACGASVANLYYAQPLLDVIGRDLHVSSAVAGLLVTASQIGYATGLILLVPLGDLLDRRTMVTRLLLVCAAGLALAAAAPSFAVLAVALAIAGVTSVVAQVLVPLAGTLAGDHERGTVVGTVMSGLLLGILLARTVSGFVAELGGWRLVFVLAAVLMLALAAVLHRTLPTVARATDLRYGALLRSIGRLIAEEPLLRRRMVYGALGMASFSVFWTSIAFLLSGAPYHYGEATIGLFGLAGLFGAGAAQGAGRLADRGHTHAATGCLLLAIGVAWALLVGAPHSLAALIAGIVLLDLGIQGQNILNQSTIYTLRADARSRITTAYMSGNFVSGAIGSAAASVAWSAGGWGAVSALGGGLAVAGLTFWGLEHVRSPVGARAAAARSDASG, encoded by the coding sequence GTGACTTCGACGGGCATCGAACCACCGGCCTCGCTCGACCGCCGGCTGGTGACGCTGCTGGCCATCGCGTGCGGGGCCTCGGTGGCCAACCTCTACTACGCCCAGCCGCTGCTGGACGTCATCGGCCGCGACCTGCACGTCTCCTCCGCGGTGGCCGGGCTGCTCGTCACGGCCTCCCAGATCGGCTACGCCACCGGTCTCATCCTCCTCGTGCCGCTCGGCGACCTGCTCGACCGCCGCACGATGGTCACACGCCTGCTGCTCGTGTGCGCCGCCGGCCTGGCGCTGGCCGCGGCCGCGCCGTCGTTCGCCGTGCTCGCCGTGGCGCTGGCCATCGCCGGCGTCACGTCGGTCGTCGCGCAGGTGCTCGTGCCGCTGGCGGGCACCCTGGCCGGCGACCACGAGCGCGGGACGGTCGTGGGGACCGTCATGAGCGGCCTGCTGCTCGGCATCCTGCTCGCCCGGACGGTCAGCGGCTTCGTCGCCGAGCTCGGCGGCTGGCGCCTGGTGTTCGTCCTGGCCGCGGTGCTCATGCTCGCCCTGGCCGCCGTCCTGCACCGTACGCTTCCCACCGTGGCGCGGGCGACCGACCTGCGTTACGGCGCGCTGCTGCGCTCCATCGGCCGGCTCATCGCCGAGGAGCCGCTGCTGCGCCGGCGGATGGTCTACGGCGCGCTGGGGATGGCGAGCTTCAGCGTCTTCTGGACGTCGATCGCGTTCCTGCTCTCCGGCGCGCCCTACCACTACGGCGAGGCGACCATCGGCCTCTTCGGGCTCGCCGGTCTGTTCGGCGCGGGCGCGGCGCAGGGCGCCGGGCGCCTGGCCGACCGCGGGCACACGCACGCGGCGACGGGCTGCCTGCTGCTGGCCATCGGCGTCGCCTGGGCGCTGCTCGTGGGCGCCCCGCACTCGCTCGCGGCGCTCATCGCAGGCATCGTGCTGCTCGACCTGGGCATCCAGGGCCAGAACATCCTCAACCAGAGCACGATCTACACGCTGCGGGCCGACGCGCGCAGCCGGATCACCACGGCGTACATGTCCGGCAACTTCGTGTCGGGCGCGATCGGGTCGGCCGCGGCGTCGGTGGCCTGGAGCGCCGGCGGCTGGGGCGCGGTCAGCGCCCTGGGCGGCGGCCTGGCCGTCGCCGGGCTGACCTTCTGGGGGCTCGAGCACGTGCGCAGCCCCGTCGGCGCACGGGCCGCGGCGGCCCGGTCCGACGCCTCGGGCTAG
- a CDS encoding HIT family protein, producing the protein MAATDPDCLFCKIVAGEIPSTVVASDEQTVTFMDINPATRGHALVVPRTHAADVLAIDPDDLAAVARAGRQQARRVMERLGADGVNLLNSCGADAWQTVFHFHLHVIPRYRDDPLRLPWDPAPGDPEEIAGAAGQLRGEA; encoded by the coding sequence ATGGCCGCGACCGATCCCGACTGCCTGTTCTGCAAGATCGTCGCCGGGGAGATCCCCTCGACCGTCGTCGCCTCCGACGAGCAGACGGTCACGTTCATGGACATCAACCCGGCGACGCGCGGGCACGCGCTCGTCGTGCCGCGCACCCACGCGGCCGACGTCCTGGCGATCGATCCCGACGACCTCGCCGCGGTGGCGCGTGCCGGGCGCCAGCAGGCCCGGCGCGTCATGGAGCGCCTGGGGGCCGACGGCGTCAACCTGCTCAACTCGTGCGGGGCCGATGCGTGGCAGACGGTGTTCCACTTCCACCTGCACGTCATCCCGCGCTACCGCGACGACCCGCTGCGGCTGCCCTGGGACCCCGCGCCGGGGGATCCCGAGGAGATCGCCGGGGCCGCCGGGCAGCTGCGGGGCGAGGCATGA
- a CDS encoding cytochrome c oxidase subunit 3 encodes MEAASISATHAHDDHHHGPPPANRSSRVEPGLLGMLLFIISEVMVFGAFFTAYFFIRVVTPDHTWFPIDGKDLPVAVAGVNTAILLSSSLTLHWAQTAIKNNNRFGFQAGMLTTFLLGLTFLFIQINEYAHIGFRPQDHAQATIFFGLTGLHGAHVTIGLVLLGMVTIRAFKGHYSPEHHHGVEIPGIYWHFVDIMWVVVYTTIYVL; translated from the coding sequence ATGGAAGCAGCCTCGATCAGCGCCACCCACGCGCACGACGACCACCACCACGGTCCCCCGCCCGCCAACCGGAGCTCCCGCGTGGAGCCCGGGCTGCTGGGGATGCTGCTGTTCATCATCAGCGAGGTCATGGTCTTCGGGGCCTTCTTCACGGCCTACTTCTTCATCCGTGTCGTCACCCCCGACCACACGTGGTTCCCGATCGACGGCAAGGACCTCCCGGTCGCCGTGGCCGGCGTCAACACCGCGATCCTGCTGTCCTCGTCGCTGACGCTGCACTGGGCGCAGACCGCGATCAAGAACAACAATCGCTTCGGCTTCCAGGCCGGGATGCTGACCACGTTCCTGCTCGGCCTGACGTTCCTGTTCATCCAGATCAACGAGTACGCGCACATCGGCTTCCGGCCCCAGGACCACGCGCAGGCGACGATCTTCTTCGGGCTCACCGGCCTGCACGGCGCGCACGTCACGATCGGCCTCGTCCTGCTCGGGATGGTCACGATCCGGGCCTTCAAGGGCCACTACTCGCCCGAGCACCATCACGGCGTCGAGATCCCCGGGATCTACTGGCACTTCGTCGACATCATGTGGGTCGTCGTCTACACGACGATCTACGTCCTGTGA
- a CDS encoding enoyl-CoA hydratase/isomerase family protein, with protein sequence MSGEVVRLEHDGPLAVLTFDAPPLNLFDDAVFSGFRDAIATVAADPPRGLLIRAEGKVVSGGVDVGKVFDGMTAARGRALWDELLATIHVLEDLPLPTVFAAHGLCLTAAFEIALACDLLLAAPRARFGLVEIVVGLTPSMGGPQRLAERAGPARAKELIYSGELFDAPTLERWNVVNRVLDGEDFDAQARAFAARIAAGPTRAHAATKAIVAEQTERGVRAADAIVGEVSGALFDTEDLRNAVRSFLTDGPGQATYEGR encoded by the coding sequence ATGAGCGGCGAGGTCGTGCGCCTCGAGCACGACGGACCGCTCGCGGTCCTCACGTTCGACGCGCCCCCGCTCAACCTCTTCGACGACGCCGTCTTCTCGGGCTTCCGCGACGCGATCGCCACGGTCGCCGCCGACCCGCCGCGCGGCCTGCTCATCCGCGCCGAGGGCAAGGTCGTCAGCGGCGGGGTCGACGTCGGCAAGGTCTTCGACGGGATGACGGCCGCGCGCGGCCGTGCGCTGTGGGACGAGCTGCTGGCGACGATCCACGTGCTCGAGGACCTGCCGCTGCCGACGGTCTTCGCCGCGCACGGACTGTGCCTGACGGCGGCGTTCGAGATCGCCCTGGCCTGCGACCTGCTGCTGGCGGCGCCGCGGGCGCGGTTCGGCCTCGTGGAGATCGTCGTCGGCCTCACGCCGTCGATGGGCGGCCCGCAGCGGCTGGCCGAGCGGGCGGGGCCCGCGCGCGCCAAGGAGCTCATCTACTCCGGCGAGCTGTTCGACGCGCCGACGCTCGAGCGCTGGAACGTCGTCAACCGGGTTCTCGACGGCGAGGACTTCGACGCGCAGGCCCGCGCGTTCGCGGCGCGGATCGCCGCCGGCCCGACGCGCGCCCACGCGGCGACGAAGGCGATCGTCGCCGAGCAGACCGAGCGCGGGGTCCGGGCCGCCGACGCGATCGTGGGGGAGGTCTCCGGCGCCCTGTTCGACACCGAGGACCTGCGCAACGCCGTGCGGTCGTTTCTCACCGACGGTCCCGGCCAGGCGACCTACGAGGGCCGGTAG
- a CDS encoding M28 family metallopeptidase: MPGTTASPTQHALRADVTALSAIDRLPCSAGEREAAEWIAARLRDAGGRVVVDEELVHGTYFWPLGLLNALGAAGGAGLLAGRRAAGAAGAAGAAGIWQDLTGGRRRAVRRLLRRRHTTNVVAEFGDPDAAHTLVVHAHHDAARTSFIFDQTAAEFMVRRAPWLMERTDRWPPLMVLVIGGPVAVALAGLTGGRRLAGVGTLWSAITASVMAHMACQPVVPGANDNLSGVAVLLEVGRRLQAAPPAGVRVILLSAGAEEANQEGMLAFARRHLARLAPDRTSFLCLDTVGSPELVLIEGEGFLRMFEYPSQQKERVAAAARDAGVHVRRGMRFTFATDGLVPLRQGYQVAAIGSVTEFLVPANYHWPTDTAENVDYGSVGDAVELVMAMIARSAPSAA; this comes from the coding sequence ATGCCCGGGACCACGGCCTCGCCGACCCAGCACGCCCTGCGGGCCGACGTGACGGCGCTGTCGGCCATCGACCGCCTGCCCTGCTCTGCCGGCGAGCGCGAGGCGGCCGAGTGGATCGCCGCGCGCCTGCGCGACGCCGGCGGCCGGGTCGTCGTCGACGAGGAGCTCGTGCACGGCACGTACTTCTGGCCGCTCGGGCTGCTCAACGCGCTCGGCGCCGCGGGCGGCGCCGGGCTGCTGGCGGGCCGCCGGGCCGCGGGCGCCGCGGGCGCGGCCGGCGCGGCCGGGATCTGGCAGGACCTCACGGGCGGGCGCCGGCGCGCCGTGCGCCGCCTGCTGCGCCGCCGCCACACCACGAACGTCGTGGCCGAGTTCGGCGACCCCGACGCCGCGCACACGCTCGTCGTCCACGCCCATCACGACGCCGCGCGCACGAGCTTCATCTTCGACCAGACCGCGGCCGAGTTCATGGTCCGCCGGGCGCCGTGGCTCATGGAGCGCACCGACCGCTGGCCGCCGCTCATGGTCCTGGTCATCGGCGGTCCCGTCGCCGTCGCGCTCGCCGGGCTGACCGGCGGGCGCCGCCTGGCCGGCGTCGGCACGCTGTGGTCGGCGATCACGGCGTCGGTCATGGCCCACATGGCCTGCCAGCCCGTCGTGCCGGGCGCCAACGACAACCTCAGCGGCGTCGCCGTCCTGCTGGAGGTCGGCCGCCGGCTGCAGGCCGCGCCGCCCGCCGGCGTGCGCGTCATCCTGCTCTCGGCCGGCGCCGAGGAGGCCAACCAGGAGGGCATGCTCGCGTTCGCGCGGCGCCACCTGGCGCGCCTGGCCCCCGACCGCACGTCGTTCCTGTGCCTGGACACCGTCGGCTCGCCCGAGCTGGTGCTCATCGAGGGCGAGGGCTTCCTGCGGATGTTCGAGTACCCCTCCCAGCAGAAGGAGCGCGTCGCGGCCGCCGCGCGCGACGCCGGCGTGCACGTGCGGCGCGGCATGCGCTTCACGTTCGCCACCGACGGCCTGGTGCCGCTGCGCCAGGGCTACCAGGTCGCGGCGATCGGCTCGGTCACCGAGTTCCTCGTGCCGGCCAACTACCACTGGCCCACCGACACGGCCGAGAACGTGGACTACGGCTCGGTCGGCGACGCCGTCGAGCTCGTCATGGCGATGATCGCGCGCTCGGCGCCGTCAGCCGCCTGA
- the ctaD gene encoding cytochrome c oxidase subunit I, with protein MKLRQPGWYRAAAFIFAAAVFSFGLSWIVRSAYGHGHYTHYVEVESILLIGMIAMPLAFLVGLGCFDYWFYWASGRPTRPEDHSSHGATSWKDYFRPNTDHKVIGIQYTVHSFFFLFVGGLMAMLMRAELAQPGRQFVDSNTFNGLFSVHASILIFLFIIPVFAGLANFVLPLMIGAPDMAFPRLNALSFWLLPCAGVLMLASFFAPGGSFASGWTAYAPLSTTAPLGQMFFTIAVQFAGASSIATALNFLVTIITMRAPGMSFFRMPLLAWANFSTSLLVVIATPFIAASQFFVLLDYALGWHFFDADKGGDPLMYQHVFWFYSHPAVYIMMLPGFGIVSEVLAVKSRKPIFGYRMMAFSLLAIVVLGFTVWAHHMFVSGMQSWIRIPMMITTAIIAVPTGIKIFSWLATLWRGVIRLDTPMLWAMGFLTMFTCGGISGVMLSMVPLDIHVSDTYFIVAHIHYVLFGGSLFTIFAGVYYWFPKMTGRMFDERLGKLHFWTTFVFFNATFAPMHIIGVNGMPRRVADYADQFATWNLVISLASFGLGLSSLIFAYNMVASWRGGARASSNPWRALTLEWQVSSPPPVFNFDQVPTVVGGPYEYGVPGAVHGIFGPAAPAEAKATPAGSHTQPTTE; from the coding sequence ATGAAGCTGCGGCAGCCGGGCTGGTACCGAGCGGCGGCGTTCATCTTCGCCGCCGCGGTGTTCAGCTTCGGGTTGAGCTGGATCGTCCGCTCGGCCTACGGCCACGGGCACTACACGCACTACGTCGAGGTCGAGTCCATCCTGCTCATCGGGATGATCGCGATGCCGCTGGCGTTCCTCGTCGGCCTGGGCTGCTTCGACTACTGGTTCTACTGGGCCTCCGGGCGCCCGACGCGGCCCGAGGACCACAGCAGCCACGGGGCGACGTCCTGGAAGGACTACTTCCGGCCGAACACCGACCACAAGGTCATCGGCATCCAGTACACCGTCCACTCGTTCTTCTTCCTGTTCGTGGGCGGCCTCATGGCCATGCTCATGCGGGCCGAGCTCGCGCAGCCCGGGCGCCAGTTCGTGGACTCCAACACGTTCAACGGCCTGTTCAGCGTCCACGCCTCGATCTTGATCTTCCTGTTCATCATCCCGGTGTTCGCCGGGCTGGCGAACTTCGTCCTGCCGCTGATGATCGGCGCGCCGGACATGGCCTTCCCCCGCCTCAACGCCCTGTCGTTCTGGCTCCTGCCGTGCGCCGGCGTCCTCATGCTGGCCTCGTTCTTCGCCCCGGGCGGCTCGTTCGCCAGCGGCTGGACCGCCTACGCGCCGCTGTCGACGACCGCGCCGCTCGGGCAGATGTTCTTCACGATCGCGGTGCAGTTCGCCGGCGCCTCGTCGATCGCGACCGCGCTGAACTTCCTCGTGACGATCATCACGATGCGCGCGCCGGGCATGTCGTTCTTCCGCATGCCGCTGCTGGCGTGGGCGAACTTCTCGACCTCGTTGCTGGTCGTCATCGCGACGCCGTTCATCGCGGCATCGCAGTTCTTCGTCCTGCTGGACTACGCGCTGGGCTGGCACTTCTTCGACGCGGACAAGGGCGGCGATCCGCTCATGTACCAGCACGTCTTCTGGTTCTACTCGCACCCGGCCGTCTACATCATGATGCTGCCGGGCTTCGGCATCGTCAGCGAGGTCCTCGCCGTCAAGTCACGCAAGCCCATCTTCGGCTACCGCATGATGGCCTTCTCGCTGCTGGCGATCGTGGTCCTCGGCTTCACGGTCTGGGCGCACCACATGTTCGTCTCGGGCATGCAGTCGTGGATCCGGATCCCGATGATGATCACCACGGCGATCATCGCGGTGCCGACCGGTATCAAGATCTTCTCCTGGCTGGCCACGCTGTGGCGAGGCGTCATCCGCCTGGACACGCCCATGCTGTGGGCGATGGGCTTCCTGACGATGTTCACCTGCGGCGGCATCTCGGGCGTGATGCTCTCGATGGTGCCGCTGGACATCCACGTCAGCGACACCTACTTCATCGTCGCCCACATCCACTACGTGCTCTTCGGCGGCTCGCTGTTCACGATCTTCGCCGGCGTCTACTACTGGTTCCCGAAGATGACGGGCCGCATGTTCGACGAGCGCCTGGGCAAGCTCCACTTCTGGACGACGTTCGTCTTCTTCAACGCGACGTTCGCGCCCATGCACATCATCGGCGTCAACGGCATGCCCCGGCGCGTCGCCGACTATGCCGACCAGTTCGCGACCTGGAACCTCGTGATCTCGCTCGCGTCCTTCGGTCTCGGCCTGAGCTCGCTGATCTTCGCCTACAACATGGTCGCGTCCTGGCGCGGCGGTGCACGGGCGTCGTCCAACCCCTGGCGCGCGCTCACGCTCGAGTGGCAGGTGTCCTCGCCGCCCCCGGTCTTCAACTTCGACCAGGTGCCGACGGTCGTCGGCGGCCCGTACGAGTACGGCGTCCCCGGCGCGGTGCACGGGATCTTCGGGCCCGCGGCCCCCGCCGAGGCCAAGGCCACGCCGGCCGGCAGCCACACGCAGCCCACCACCGAGTGA
- a CDS encoding CBS domain-containing protein translates to MAATTVAEIMDRDAPSVTEDAGVEDVIGLFKEHDVGALPVVNEGGRCVGVVTENDLVIADEDGDLHIPHYIELFGGLLFFPPELRAFERRLKKASAARVHDLMSEPAVTIEPTATVHEAAHVIVERGHSHLPVAEHGRYVGLITRADVLSALHQGA, encoded by the coding sequence ATGGCCGCCACGACCGTCGCCGAGATCATGGACCGCGACGCGCCCTCCGTGACCGAGGACGCGGGCGTGGAGGACGTCATCGGGCTCTTCAAGGAGCACGACGTCGGGGCCCTGCCGGTCGTCAACGAGGGCGGGCGCTGCGTGGGCGTCGTCACCGAGAACGACCTCGTCATCGCCGACGAGGACGGCGACCTGCACATCCCGCACTACATCGAGCTCTTCGGCGGCCTGCTGTTCTTCCCGCCAGAGCTGCGGGCCTTCGAGCGGCGCCTGAAGAAGGCCTCGGCCGCGCGCGTGCACGACCTCATGAGCGAGCCGGCGGTGACCATCGAGCCGACCGCGACCGTCCACGAGGCCGCCCACGTCATCGTCGAGCGCGGCCACAGCCACCTGCCCGTCGCCGAGCACGGCCGCTACGTCGGGCTGATCACCCGCGCCGACGTGCTGTCGGCGCTGCACCAGGGCGCTTGA